From the Clostridium sp. Marseille-P299 genome, one window contains:
- a CDS encoding divergent PAP2 family protein, translating into MELLEGLINNKIFMSAVMGWLTAQVLKVIIYAIINREFKLERFVGSGGMPSSHSATVCALVTATILQYGTSSFEFAIAGVFAIIVMYDARGVRLETGKQAEAINQLFELLTDQKVEPVVKLKELVGHTPLQVLVGGILGVIVALLM; encoded by the coding sequence TTGGAACTATTGGAGGGTTTAATAAATAATAAAATTTTTATGAGTGCTGTAATGGGCTGGTTAACTGCACAAGTATTAAAGGTAATCATTTATGCCATTATAAACCGTGAATTTAAGCTGGAGCGGTTTGTAGGATCAGGTGGTATGCCTAGTTCTCATTCTGCGACTGTTTGTGCATTAGTTACCGCAACTATTTTACAATATGGCACTTCTTCTTTTGAGTTTGCCATTGCAGGAGTTTTCGCAATCATAGTGATGTATGATGCTAGAGGAGTGCGATTGGAAACTGGAAAACAAGCAGAGGCGATTAATCAACTATTTGAACTTCTTACAGATCAAAAGGTTGAACCAGTTGTAAAATTAAAAGAACTTGTTGGACATACGCCATTACAAGTACTAGTTGGTGGCATTTTAGGAGTTATAGTAGCATTGCTTATGTAG
- a CDS encoding transposase — translation MRKSIYTTNWIERFNKEVRRLVKTKDALPTEDACSKLVYYKVISYNESWSTRKLRGFACSSDKLQDMFTERYA, via the coding sequence ATGCGAAAATCCATCTATACAACGAATTGGATCGAGCGCTTTAATAAAGAAGTACGTCGTCTTGTAAAAACTAAGGATGCACTACCCACAGAAGACGCATGTAGTAAACTCGTTTATTATAAAGTGATTTCTTATAATGAATCATGGTCTACAAGAAAGCTTAGAGGCTTTGCTTGTTCATCAGATAAACTTCAGGATATGTTTACCGAAAGGTACGCATAA
- a CDS encoding ABC transporter ATP-binding protein produces the protein MIKLREISKTYRGKNIYTEAISKLSFKVNDGDFVAVMGRSGTGKTTLLNIIGCMDSFDSGEYYFNGKNLLELNSNQLAKFRNQNIGFIFQSFNLIQDLNSIDNVELPLGLAKIEKNERRERALELLKEVGLKEKAHHKPAELSGGQQQRVAIARALANRPKVLLADEPTGNLDEKSGFQIMEYLKKLNKEEKVTIIMVTHDILIAEYADYIVELRGGKTVCKSV, from the coding sequence ATGATAAAATTGAGAGAAATTTCTAAAACTTACAGAGGAAAAAATATTTATACGGAAGCAATAAGTAAACTTAGTTTCAAAGTAAATGATGGTGATTTTGTTGCTGTTATGGGACGTTCAGGAACAGGCAAAACTACTCTTTTAAATATTATTGGTTGTATGGATAGTTTTGATAGCGGAGAATATTATTTTAATGGTAAAAATCTACTAGAATTAAATAGCAATCAATTAGCTAAGTTTCGTAACCAAAATATAGGTTTCATTTTTCAATCTTTTAATTTAATTCAAGATCTAAATTCAATTGATAATGTTGAGTTACCATTGGGGCTGGCAAAAATTGAAAAAAATGAAAGAAGGGAAAGAGCATTAGAGCTACTTAAAGAAGTTGGTTTAAAGGAAAAAGCTCATCATAAGCCGGCAGAGCTATCAGGGGGTCAGCAACAAAGAGTGGCCATTGCTAGGGCATTAGCGAATCGTCCTAAAGTCTTACTAGCTGATGAACCAACAGGAAATTTAGATGAAAAAAGCGGATTTCAAATAATGGAATACTTAAAAAAATTAAATAAAGAGGAAAAAGTTACAATTATTATGGTAACACATGATATATTAATTGCTGAATATGCGGATTATATAGTAGAATTACGAGGGGGGAAAACAGTTTGCAAAAGCGTCTAA
- a CDS encoding IS3 family transposase (programmed frameshift): MATYNKYEPELKEKILRLYLEEGRTKKSLTEEYNLGSGTITYWLQQRRKECKTNPIIKQETDSYEENKRLRRQLEELKKENEFLKKAAGILCEGNRLVVYQFIQKNCNTFGLRWLLRKFNLSPNAYYNYLKNRKSTYHAQKAETQRKIVEIYHEANGAPGYRMMRDLLEQRKYKYSDSTIHKYMKELGLRSITRRKKPDYKKGKAHKVYPNLLNQNFVVGAKNKVWCTDFTYLFLENGTVRYNCTILDLFDRSVIASLNGDHITSELAIATLKIAIQRHKPKRGLILHSDQGTQFTSQEFNVFCEKAHIQQSMSRAGCPYDNAPMERYYNTLKSERMNHFSYKTKEDLDAAVNEFAYIWYNHVRPHKYNKGKTPAQARAA; this comes from the exons ATGGCTACTTATAATAAATATGAACCTGAACTAAAAGAAAAAATATTGCGTCTTTATCTGGAAGAAGGACGTACAAAAAAGAGTTTAACTGAAGAGTACAACTTAGGAAGTGGTACGATCACATACTGGCTACAACAACGACGTAAAGAATGCAAAACAAATCCTATCATCAAACAAGAGACCGATTCCTACGAGGAGAACAAACGTCTTCGACGTCAACTTGAAGAATTGAAAAAGGAGAATGAGTTCTTAAAAAAGGCGGCAG GCATTCTTTGCGAAGGAAATCGATTAGTTGTTTACCAGTTTATCCAGAAAAATTGCAACACGTTTGGCCTACGTTGGCTTTTACGGAAATTCAACCTATCACCAAATGCTTACTATAATTACTTAAAGAATCGTAAGTCTACTTATCATGCTCAAAAAGCTGAAACGCAACGTAAAATCGTTGAAATTTACCATGAAGCAAACGGTGCTCCAGGCTACAGAATGATGCGTGATTTGTTAGAACAACGTAAATATAAGTATAGTGATTCAACCATCCATAAATATATGAAAGAGCTCGGTCTACGTTCTATTACAAGACGTAAAAAGCCTGATTATAAGAAAGGAAAAGCTCATAAAGTTTATCCTAATCTCTTAAATCAAAACTTTGTCGTTGGAGCCAAAAATAAGGTTTGGTGTACAGATTTCACCTATCTTTTTTTAGAAAATGGTACAGTTCGTTATAATTGTACGATTCTTGACTTATTTGATCGTTCAGTGATTGCTAGTTTAAATGGGGATCATATAACATCTGAATTAGCGATTGCAACACTTAAAATTGCTATTCAGCGTCATAAGCCAAAGAGAGGATTAATCCTTCATAGCGACCAAGGAACCCAATTCACTTCACAAGAATTCAATGTATTCTGTGAAAAGGCTCATATACAACAAAGTATGAGCCGAGCAGGATGTCCTTATGATAATGCTCCTATGGAGCGTTATTATAATACGTTAAAATCAGAACGTATGAATCATTTTTCATATAAAACGAAAGAGGACTTAGATGCTGCAGTAAATGAATTTGCTTATATTTGGTATAATCATGTAAGACCACACAAGTATAATAAAGGGAAAACACCAGCTCAGGCTAGAGCTGCTTAA
- a CDS encoding IS110 family transposase, which yields MNKHNYLSVGIDVGSAFSFMSIVDPQERVILKPFKIIHNNPDSLARAVLAIKKAEESNSMKSRTFLESTGIYHFPLFCHLKESGFEVFVINPLITHSIKNMGIRKVKNDKLDSISIAKLGLKPDLKTSLMPTELVLELRSLTRHYYHLMDERASHVTAIKTALHTVFPQYLDIFSDIIGTTSKMILRQYPTPDKILRGHRKTMIEKISNASRKGLAKATERYEKLVHAAICAQSFGCRLDSEYFNIQLKLDLIECLDASISKTMERIQLLLEENATHTFVNQIRLLDTIPGVGLLTAVTIMCELGDFSAFSSPKQLFAYFGMDPNVNESGKFKAIEVHMSKRGSRIARRAIFAVALACIRTKRNGEALNPYLYEYYNKKKESKPKMVALGAIMHKVTNIIFAVLRNSSAFELRSPEEHRLSYRQQPIHMAA from the coding sequence ATGAACAAACATAATTATCTTTCCGTAGGCATTGATGTTGGCTCTGCTTTTAGCTTTATGTCCATCGTTGATCCTCAGGAACGTGTGATTTTAAAACCTTTTAAAATCATTCATAACAACCCAGATTCCCTTGCTCGTGCTGTTTTAGCAATAAAAAAAGCAGAAGAGTCGAACTCCATGAAATCTCGCACATTTCTGGAATCCACCGGAATCTATCATTTTCCGCTCTTCTGCCACCTGAAAGAATCAGGATTTGAGGTTTTTGTAATTAACCCTCTTATCACACATTCTATCAAAAATATGGGCATTCGAAAAGTAAAAAATGATAAACTTGATTCCATTAGCATCGCAAAGCTTGGTTTGAAGCCTGATTTAAAGACTTCTCTTATGCCAACAGAGCTTGTTTTGGAACTTCGTTCGCTTACACGTCATTACTACCATTTGATGGACGAACGTGCTTCTCACGTAACTGCAATCAAAACTGCATTACACACTGTTTTTCCACAATATCTGGATATTTTCAGCGATATTATCGGAACTACCTCTAAGATGATTCTTAGACAGTATCCAACACCTGATAAAATCCTACGTGGTCACAGAAAAACAATGATTGAGAAGATATCGAATGCGTCTAGAAAAGGACTTGCCAAAGCTACTGAACGTTATGAAAAACTCGTTCACGCTGCAATCTGTGCCCAATCTTTTGGGTGTAGATTAGATAGCGAATACTTTAACATTCAACTAAAACTTGACCTAATTGAATGCCTAGATGCAAGTATTTCAAAAACAATGGAACGAATCCAACTTCTGTTAGAAGAGAATGCAACTCATACCTTTGTAAATCAGATACGATTGCTTGATACCATTCCTGGTGTTGGTTTATTAACTGCTGTCACAATCATGTGCGAACTAGGTGATTTTTCAGCATTTAGCTCTCCGAAGCAACTATTTGCGTATTTTGGCATGGATCCAAATGTCAATGAGTCTGGTAAATTCAAAGCGATCGAAGTTCATATGTCCAAGCGTGGATCACGTATTGCACGACGTGCAATCTTTGCTGTTGCTTTAGCTTGCATTCGTACGAAACGTAATGGTGAGGCATTAAATCCTTATCTTTATGAGTACTACAATAAAAAGAAAGAATCCAAGCCAAAGATGGTGGCACTTGGTGCAATCATGCACAAAGTTACTAATATCATCTTTGCTGTCTTGCGAAATAGCTCAGCATTCGAATTACGTTCGCCTGAAGAGCATCGGCTTTCTTATAGACAACAGCCTATTCATATGGCTGCATAA
- a CDS encoding IS3 family transposase translates to MTEIKYGLGRKVYLSAILDFSDKSIVSFVPGNSNNNALAFKTFNIAYQEYPGTTPLFHSDRGYQYTSKSCKKKLNDARIVQIMSLVSRCIIRRGLTV, encoded by the coding sequence GTGACTGAAATAAAGTATGGTTTAGGTCGCAAAGTTTATCTCAGTGCAATTCTTGATTTCAGTGATAAAAGTATTGTATCCTTTGTTCCTGGAAACTCAAACAATAATGCATTAGCATTTAAAACATTTAACATTGCTTACCAAGAATATCCTGGTACAACCCCCCTTTTCCATAGTGACAGAGGTTATCAGTATACATCAAAGAGTTGTAAGAAGAAACTGAATGATGCAAGAATTGTTCAAATCATGTCACTAGTATCCCGCTGCATTATCAGAAGAGGCTTAACTGTATGA
- a CDS encoding IS256 family transposase, which translates to MTNNNKNQKENLDLNSFFEEYILGLLKQTMETLMKEELTNILQYSKYSYEGHGTGNSRNGYYTRNYETKYGLIENLKIPRDRNNEFEQQLIPPYARRDDWLETMIIRMYASGVSTREIANIIEKLYGNSYSAATVSNITDVALEEIEQWHKRPLKKRYSVIYIDALHLKLRRDTVSSDAVYFILGVDEDGYREVLDFFIGVNESAYVWEDNLRQIKERGVDEVLLFVMDGLSGLDDAVHRVYPKADIQRCIVHKVRNAIRSVRKKDINDFTADLKVVYESPNLEQCRAALDEFAVKWSKSYKRVVESWLNDEDLFTYYKYPVLVKQNCNTSV; encoded by the coding sequence ATGACTAATAATAACAAAAATCAAAAAGAAAATCTAGACTTAAACTCTTTTTTTGAAGAGTATATTCTTGGTCTATTAAAACAAACCATGGAAACCTTGATGAAGGAAGAACTCACTAACATTCTCCAGTACAGTAAATATAGCTACGAAGGACATGGTACTGGCAATTCACGCAACGGATACTATACCCGTAATTATGAAACCAAATACGGTCTGATTGAGAATCTTAAAATTCCTCGTGACCGTAATAATGAGTTTGAACAACAACTCATTCCACCATATGCAAGAAGAGATGATTGGCTAGAAACCATGATCATCCGCATGTATGCAAGTGGAGTATCTACACGTGAAATTGCTAACATCATTGAAAAACTTTATGGAAATTCTTATAGTGCGGCTACAGTAAGTAATATCACTGATGTTGCTCTTGAAGAAATTGAACAGTGGCATAAGCGTCCTCTAAAGAAGAGGTACAGTGTCATTTATATTGATGCTTTACATCTTAAATTAAGAAGAGATACAGTATCAAGTGACGCCGTTTACTTCATTTTAGGTGTCGATGAAGATGGATACCGTGAAGTATTAGACTTCTTTATCGGTGTAAATGAAAGCGCTTATGTTTGGGAGGATAATCTTCGCCAGATAAAAGAACGAGGCGTAGATGAAGTTCTCCTCTTCGTCATGGACGGTCTCTCTGGACTTGACGATGCTGTTCATAGAGTATATCCAAAAGCGGATATTCAACGATGTATTGTCCATAAAGTTCGTAATGCAATTCGTAGTGTTCGTAAGAAAGATATCAACGATTTTACAGCTGATTTAAAAGTTGTATACGAATCTCCAAACCTAGAGCAGTGTAGAGCAGCTTTAGACGAATTTGCTGTTAAATGGAGTAAATCTTATAAACGTGTAGTGGAATCCTGGTTAAATGACGAGGACTTATTCACATACTATAAATACCCTGTTCTAGTCAAGCAAAATTGTAACACTAGTGTATAA
- a CDS encoding FtsX-like permease family protein: MEFMFKRIFQKLRSNFRIYSLIVLQIAIAILILNVSLILSVNSDKKLERLLEENKNEEFHILVKDMNASLYDYSENSIDDNFTESNYEAIPFSTEDLDELSKVLSNIDWKIEVVLNINFLLKDNTIESIGAVYTTGTKEVFMNENTYNILCNVIKTININDFPYEIKEDKLVALDGKEYQVNIQNSNDSNIYLPYELYYKLYNPSHLFDTRLTIVLKDFSFDNGDILIKAQTLLSSNSNFIYYLNNEFYDMLRSLHSVAEENTVIRFISYILLIITTIGLTGVFILIINERKKEVAINLALGSSKKRVCIECYIELMMLALTGCTLGLSSNIIFGIKDLNYINVSLRPNPYVIIVQLIIICGIVMISMIPVIKTVTMLTPMEILRVE, encoded by the coding sequence ATGGAGTTCATGTTTAAAAGGATATTTCAAAAGTTAAGAAGTAATTTTAGAATATACAGTTTAATTGTATTGCAGATTGCTATTGCCATTTTAATTTTGAATGTAAGTTTAATACTTTCGGTAAATTCAGATAAAAAATTAGAACGTTTATTGGAAGAAAATAAAAATGAAGAATTTCATATATTAGTAAAAGACATGAATGCTTCGTTATATGATTATAGTGAAAACTCAATTGATGATAATTTCACTGAAAGTAATTACGAGGCGATTCCATTTTCTACTGAGGATTTAGATGAGTTATCTAAAGTTCTATCTAATATAGATTGGAAAATAGAGGTTGTTTTAAATATAAACTTTTTATTAAAAGATAATACAATAGAATCAATTGGTGCAGTTTATACTACAGGTACTAAGGAAGTCTTTATGAATGAGAATACATATAATATATTATGTAATGTAATTAAGACAATAAATATTAATGATTTCCCATATGAAATAAAAGAAGATAAATTGGTTGCCTTAGATGGTAAAGAGTATCAAGTAAATATTCAGAATAGCAATGACTCAAATATTTACCTTCCTTACGAGTTATATTATAAACTTTATAATCCAAGTCATCTATTTGATACTCGCTTAACGATTGTATTAAAGGACTTTAGTTTTGATAACGGAGATATCTTAATTAAAGCACAGACTCTACTTTCCTCTAATAGTAATTTTATATATTATTTAAACAATGAATTTTATGACATGTTAAGAAGTCTTCATAGTGTAGCGGAGGAGAATACAGTTATAAGATTTATATCCTATATTTTACTTATCATCACAACGATTGGTTTAACTGGTGTATTTATTTTGATTATAAATGAAAGAAAAAAAGAGGTTGCCATTAATTTAGCATTAGGCTCTAGCAAAAAAAGAGTCTGTATTGAGTGTTATATTGAGTTAATGATGCTAGCTCTAACAGGATGTACCTTAGGACTATCCTCTAATATAATATTTGGGATTAAGGATTTAAACTACATTAATGTATCATTACGACCAAATCCATATGTAATAATAGTTCAACTGATAATTATATGTGGGATAGTTATGATTTCAATGATTCCAGTAATTAAAACAGTAACTATGTTAACACCTATGGAAATATTAAGAGTTGAGTGA
- a CDS encoding alkaline phosphatase, protein MLLIVTVIIGAFGFQNKNNAVPVNAANTTNTTAIVGNTKTPKYIFLFIGDGMSYPQIQITSDYLGAMKQSKNSKVLTGNEALNFMNFEAAGSAVTYDSSSFCPDSASTATSLSTGHKTYSGVINMNEEKTIAYETITEKLKKQLGYKIGIITSVNLNHATPAAFYGHQASRGNYYELALELVNSNFDYFAGGEFLKPDGEKGNIYDLAYKAGYKVVTTNTGVKNLKASDGKAIVIGEKIADSGSLSYEIDRKNNELALSDYVKKGIEMLDNETGFFMMVEGGKIDWACHANDAGSTIQDTVALADAVDEAIAFYEEHKDETLIIVTGDHETGGLTIGFAGTNYDTFLTNLDNQKISYAKYDSDYVSKYKEEKTSFADVLKDVKKLFGLITKEDADAEKSPKLVLTDYELKRLEAAYNKTMGKTTSNVSDQEEYVLYGTYEPLTVTITHILNNKSGVNFSSYAHTGLPVAVLANGAGAELFNGYYDNTEIFKKLATLTGVK, encoded by the coding sequence GTGTTATTAATTGTAACAGTTATCATAGGAGCATTTGGGTTCCAAAATAAAAACAATGCAGTTCCAGTAAATGCAGCCAATACAACTAATACAACGGCAATCGTAGGAAACACAAAAACACCAAAATACATATTTTTATTTATAGGCGATGGTATGAGCTATCCGCAAATACAGATAACATCTGATTATTTGGGAGCTATGAAACAAAGTAAAAATAGCAAAGTGCTTACCGGGAATGAAGCACTTAATTTTATGAATTTTGAGGCAGCAGGTTCTGCAGTAACTTATGATTCCAGTTCATTTTGTCCAGACTCAGCATCCACAGCGACATCACTTTCAACGGGCCATAAAACTTACAGTGGTGTTATAAATATGAATGAAGAAAAGACCATTGCTTACGAGACGATTACTGAAAAATTAAAGAAACAGTTAGGATATAAAATCGGAATTATTACAAGTGTAAATCTAAATCATGCAACACCTGCCGCTTTTTATGGTCATCAAGCAAGTCGTGGAAACTACTATGAATTGGCACTTGAACTAGTAAATAGTAATTTTGATTATTTTGCTGGTGGAGAATTTCTAAAGCCAGATGGTGAGAAGGGTAATATTTATGATCTTGCCTATAAAGCTGGATATAAAGTAGTAACAACCAATACTGGTGTTAAGAATCTTAAGGCTTCTGATGGAAAAGCAATTGTAATTGGAGAAAAGATTGCAGATAGCGGGTCTCTATCTTACGAGATTGATCGTAAGAACAATGAATTGGCATTATCCGATTATGTTAAAAAGGGAATTGAAATGCTTGACAATGAAACTGGATTTTTCATGATGGTTGAAGGTGGTAAAATCGACTGGGCATGTCATGCAAATGATGCTGGTTCAACAATACAGGATACAGTTGCCCTTGCAGATGCGGTGGATGAGGCGATTGCCTTTTATGAAGAACATAAGGATGAAACATTAATTATTGTAACTGGTGACCATGAAACAGGTGGGCTTACCATTGGATTTGCAGGAACAAATTATGATACATTCCTTACAAACCTTGATAATCAAAAAATTTCATATGCGAAATATGACAGTGATTATGTAAGTAAGTATAAAGAGGAAAAGACTTCATTTGCAGATGTATTAAAGGATGTTAAAAAACTATTTGGATTAATAACAAAAGAGGATGCAGATGCAGAAAAAAGTCCAAAACTTGTGCTTACGGATTATGAATTAAAACGGCTAGAAGCTGCCTATAATAAGACAATGGGCAAAACTACAAGTAATGTAAGTGACCAAGAAGAGTATGTTCTTTATGGTACTTATGAGCCACTGACAGTGACAATTACACATATTTTAAACAATAAGTCTGGTGTGAACTTTAGTTCATATGCTCATACGGGCCTTCCTGTAGCAGTTTTGGCGAATGGAGCAGGTGCAGAATTATTCAATGGATATTATGATAATACTGAAATATTTAAAAAACTTGCTACACTTACTGGGGTTAAATAG
- a CDS encoding YibE/F family protein — translation MKKFIQRIFKIKATPIQWREELKKESPLFVCLVLIFILLFLPTGYEEAQNYRTSDHCRVEVLRVDNDSIIDTGLVRSGEQECKVKLLNGKFKGKTVWGTNQLQGSLESDKLFQVGDIALATVDYQGEDILYVNMVDHYRINVELILAGIFVLFLVLFAGRTGLRAVLSFVLTVLCIWKVLVPWCLNGNNPIYIGLMLTVFLIIVIISLVYGFDKRTAAATLGSILGVLVTCILGILFTDVFKIHGAVMSYSESLLYSGFAHLNLTQIFMASIFIGSSGAMMDLAVDITSAIYEVVANCPEISKKEAIKSGMNVGRAAMGTMTTTLLFAYSGGYIALLMVFMAQGTPTLHILNYKYVAAEILHTIVGSFGLVTVAPFTAIVAGILLTKKES, via the coding sequence ATGAAGAAATTTATTCAACGAATATTTAAAATAAAAGCCACTCCGATCCAATGGAGAGAAGAATTAAAAAAAGAGAGCCCCTTATTTGTTTGTCTTGTGCTGATTTTTATATTACTTTTCTTACCAACGGGATATGAAGAAGCACAAAATTACAGAACAAGTGACCATTGTAGAGTAGAAGTATTGCGGGTAGATAATGATTCAATTATTGATACGGGGCTAGTACGTTCTGGAGAACAAGAGTGCAAGGTAAAGTTGCTGAATGGAAAATTTAAAGGGAAAACAGTATGGGGGACGAATCAGTTACAGGGGTCTTTAGAGTCGGATAAATTATTTCAAGTTGGCGATATTGCGTTAGCCACCGTGGATTATCAGGGAGAAGATATTTTATATGTAAATATGGTGGATCATTATCGAATTAATGTTGAGCTTATATTGGCTGGAATTTTTGTGTTGTTTTTAGTTTTATTTGCAGGAAGAACTGGGCTTCGTGCGGTTTTATCCTTTGTTTTAACAGTACTTTGTATTTGGAAAGTTCTGGTTCCGTGGTGCTTAAATGGAAATAATCCAATTTATATTGGCTTGATGCTGACAGTATTTTTAATTATTGTTATCATATCTTTGGTATATGGATTTGATAAAAGAACAGCAGCGGCAACGCTAGGGTCGATTCTAGGGGTATTAGTAACTTGCATCTTGGGGATATTATTTACAGATGTTTTTAAAATTCATGGAGCAGTGATGTCATATTCTGAGAGTCTTTTATATAGTGGCTTTGCACATCTTAATTTAACACAAATATTTATGGCAAGTATATTTATAGGATCATCAGGAGCTATGATGGATTTGGCAGTAGATATTACAAGTGCAATTTATGAAGTAGTCGCAAATTGTCCAGAGATAAGCAAAAAAGAAGCAATAAAATCAGGGATGAATGTTGGAAGAGCTGCTATGGGAACAATGACGACAACGTTACTTTTTGCTTATTCTGGTGGCTATATTGCACTTCTAATGGTGTTTATGGCTCAAGGTACTCCTACCTTACATATTCTTAATTATAAATATGTTGCTGCTGAAATTCTACATACGATTGTCGGAAGTTTTGGTCTTGTTACGGTAGCACCTTTTACAGCCATTGTAGCCGGAATATTACTTACGAAAAAAGAATCATAG